The following are encoded in a window of Anopheles gambiae chromosome X, idAnoGambNW_F1_1, whole genome shotgun sequence genomic DNA:
- the LOC133391913 gene encoding uncharacterized protein LOC133391913 codes for MAETLKMKDKNQKLECLLRSTGSETSEISPQAIPLRRRTRWSPLVPNNVTIPNPCHQPMSTTQPDENPSPGACTEREVTVNTQRFRFIPRVVERKLAVDKRQTGTTVVISYQPMPQTQQDGNRCLVTPMQQTAKRPIAERCLIEPKRVPVPKKKRCLVIPDRLP; via the exons ATGGCAGAGACATTAAAG ATGAAGGACAAGAACCAAAAATTAGAATGCTTGTTGCGTTCTACCGGATCGGAAACATCGGAGATATCTCCTCAGGCAATTCCCCTGCGTCGCCGTACTCGTTGGAGTCCTCTGGTACCAAACAACGTGACAATCCCCAACCCATGTCACCAACCCATGTCTACCACCCAGCCGGATGAGAACCCGTCTCCGGGGGCATGTACGGAGAGAGAAGTTACGGTCAACACCCAACGTTTCCGCTTTATTCCTAGGGTTGTAGAACGGAAACTAGCTGTAGATAAGCGTCAGACGGGAACGACGGTTGTGATTTCGTACCAACCGATGCCCCAAACTCAACAGGACGGGAACCGGTGTCTGGTGACGCCGATGCAACAGACAGCAAAACGGCCGATTGCGGAGCGTTGTCTGATCGAACCCAAGCGTGTACCGGTACCGAAAAAGAAACGGTGCTTGGTGATCCCTGATCGCCTGCCATAA